The genome window GTCACGCTCCGGCTTGGGGCCAAGCCACAGATTACATATCACAACACCCATGACGAGGAGGACTGGACCGTCACGCTGCTCGACACGGGTGCTGAGACGCAGACAGGCGGACGGCTTCGGCGTGCCTTGAAGCATGTCCAAGACCAGACTTTTTTGCTGACCTATGGCGACGGAGTGACGGACAGCAATATCAATGACTCCATCGCGTTTCATCGTCAGCACGGCGGGGTTGCGACCGTGACGGCGGTAAACGCCACGGGTCGTTTTGGGGAGATGATGATGGAGGGCGACCGTGTGACCGCCTTTCATGAGAAGCCGGAGCGGGAGGCGGCGTTCATCAGCGGCGGTTTTTTTGTCCTGGATCAACGGATTGGGGAGTATCTCGATGGCGACGCCTGCATCTTCGAGCGAGCGCCCATGCAGACACTCAGCCGCCAGGGGCTCTTGCACGCGTATCGGCATCACGGCTTTTGGCAGTGCATGGACACCTTTCGCGAGCACGAGCTGCTGAACAAGATGTGGCAATCCGGCCAAGCCCCATGGAAAATCTGGTGACTCCCTGCTTTCAACGCTTTTACGCTTCAAAAACCGTCCTGATCACCGGGCACACCGGGTTCAAGGGGAGCTGGCTGGCATTGTGGCTCCACCATCTGGGGGCGCGGGTTTTTGGCTACGGTCATGGCGCTCCCACCTCGCCCAGCTTATTCGAGCTGATTCAGGGGCATGCCATTGAGAACGAGTATCCCGGGGACGTGCGGGACGGGGTGCGCATGCAGGAGGTGTTTGGCACCGTTCGCCCCGATGTGATCTTTCATCTCGCCGCGCAGCCTTTGGTTCGGCGTTCCTATCTTGACCCGCTGCCGACGTTCACCATCAACGCGCTGGGCACCGCCCAGGTTTTGGAGGCCGTGCGAGTGGCGCGCGTTCCAGCTCACGTGGTGGTGATCACCACTGACAAATGCTATGAGAACGTCGGGAAGCCGGAGGGGTATCAGGAGAGCGACGCGTTGGGCGGGCATGACATTTATTCGGCGAGCAAGGCGGCGGCTGAGCTGGCGGTGCAGGCGTGGCGGCGCTCGTTCTTTCAGGACAACCCCGCCCTCGGCAATGTGGCTTCGGCCCGCGGGGGCAATGTCATCGGAGGTGGGGATTACGCCGAGGATCGGCTCGTTCCGGACTGTGTGCGCGCGCTGCTCGCCGGAGAGACGATCGCGGTGCGAAACCCCCACTCGACGCGTCCGTGGCAGCATGTGCTCGATTGCCTGAGCGGCTATCTTTGGTTGGGTGCTCGGCTGGGTTTGGACGGAAAGAACGCCAAGGTGGCAAGCGCCTTTAATTTTGGTCCGGATCCGACCGCCAACCGGCCAGTGGTGGATTTGGTGGAAGGGATTCTTCAGGTCTGGCCCGGGGCATGGAAAAGCCTGGCGCCGCCCAATGCGCCGCACGAAGCGTCCAAGTTGAACCTGAACATCGAGAAGGCGGCTCGGGTGCTGGGATGGCGACCAACTTGGGATTTTGAAACCACGGTTCGGGAAACCATGACGTGGTATCAGCGGAGGCATCTGAATGCTGCGGAGGAGATGGTGAGGTTCTCGGTCGATCAGATTGAGCGCTTCACTCGTGCGGCAGCGGCCTCCGGTGCGACCTGGGCAGGGAAGGGGGGCGGATGACCGGAGCGCTTTCCTGCCGATCCTGCGGGCATGCGACTCTGCAACCCGTGTTGGATTTGGGTTTGCAGCCCTTGGCCAACAACCTCCTGCTCCCGGAACATCTCGGCCAAGCGGAGCCACGATTCCCACTCCGACTCCTGGTATGCCCCCGGTGCTGGTTGGTTCAGATCGGGGAACTGGTGCCTCCTGTTAAGTTGTTCTCCGAGTATCTCTATTTCAGTTCTTTTTCGGATGCCATGCTCCGTCATGCGCGCATCGCCTGCGAGCGCTATCGGGTGGAGCAGGGTCTCGGTGCGCACAGCCGGGTGGTGGAGATCGCCAGCAATGATGGTTATCTGCTCAGGAACTTTGTCCAAGCCGGCATTCCCTGCCTCGGCATTGAGCCCGCGGCGAATGTCGCCCAGGCGGCCGTGGCGCAGGGGGTGCCGACGCGCGTGGAGTTCTTTGGCGAAAAATCGGCCACCACACTGGTGGAGGAGGGGTTGGCGGCGGATTTGATCCTGGGCAACAACGTCTTCGCCCATGCCCCGTTCATCAACGACTTCGTCTCCGGTTTAAAGCGGCTGCTCAAGCCGGATGGGCAGGTCATTCTTGAATTTCCGTACGCTCTGGATTTCCTGGAGAATCGGGAATTCGACACGATCTACCATGAACATGTGTTTTACT of Verrucomicrobiales bacterium contains these proteins:
- the rfbF gene encoding glucose-1-phosphate cytidylyltransferase, with the translated sequence MQVVILCGGLGTRLREETEFRPKPMVPIGGRPILWHIMKTYAHFGHKDFVLCLGYKGEIIKDYFRNYHWNTSDVTLRLGAKPQITYHNTHDEEDWTVTLLDTGAETQTGGRLRRALKHVQDQTFLLTYGDGVTDSNINDSIAFHRQHGGVATVTAVNATGRFGEMMMEGDRVTAFHEKPEREAAFISGGFFVLDQRIGEYLDGDACIFERAPMQTLSRQGLLHAYRHHGFWQCMDTFREHELLNKMWQSGQAPWKIW
- the rfbG gene encoding CDP-glucose 4,6-dehydratase, with translation MENLVTPCFQRFYASKTVLITGHTGFKGSWLALWLHHLGARVFGYGHGAPTSPSLFELIQGHAIENEYPGDVRDGVRMQEVFGTVRPDVIFHLAAQPLVRRSYLDPLPTFTINALGTAQVLEAVRVARVPAHVVVITTDKCYENVGKPEGYQESDALGGHDIYSASKAAAELAVQAWRRSFFQDNPALGNVASARGGNVIGGGDYAEDRLVPDCVRALLAGETIAVRNPHSTRPWQHVLDCLSGYLWLGARLGLDGKNAKVASAFNFGPDPTANRPVVDLVEGILQVWPGAWKSLAPPNAPHEASKLNLNIEKAARVLGWRPTWDFETTVRETMTWYQRRHLNAAEEMVRFSVDQIERFTRAAAASGATWAGKGGG
- a CDS encoding methyltransferase domain-containing protein, whose product is MTGALSCRSCGHATLQPVLDLGLQPLANNLLLPEHLGQAEPRFPLRLLVCPRCWLVQIGELVPPVKLFSEYLYFSSFSDAMLRHARIACERYRVEQGLGAHSRVVEIASNDGYLLRNFVQAGIPCLGIEPAANVAQAAVAQGVPTRVEFFGEKSATTLVEEGLAADLILGNNVFAHAPFINDFVSGLKRLLKPDGQVILEFPYALDFLENREFDTIYHEHVFYFSLIPLLPLLDRHGLEIFHVERLPIHGGSLRLFAGHRGVRPVKPSVADRLQDETSRGLASARPYEQFAHRVQELKEEVVAELRRLKREGKRLAAYGASAKGSTLLNYFGIGAEELDYVVDRSTYKQGRLTPGTHLPILPTEQLLVRKPDYTLLLTWNFADEILAQQSAYRSAGGKFLIPVPELRTV